A portion of the Phormidium ambiguum IAM M-71 genome contains these proteins:
- a CDS encoding Ig-like domain-containing protein — protein MDNYSVSNPLILEESLEVAQAYLKNFVTKPDFLTEMKRAFGNSFDVELALSLVQDWSKSDFRNLPQIEIRSRDEINGANGAFASATNTVYLSQEFLKASSAENIASVLLEEIGHAIDARLNQSDSPGDEGAIFSALVRKEVLSPQQLAALKTEDDTATITLDGQALKIEQSNLVVNTNLDTVNPNDGTNPNLFTSTELAGGNLTLNYAPNVNRTTDITVRATDTGRLFVDDTFKVKGNPVIVNDEGLVNLKANFRLFGEVQRFGLGYGDMELQFGVNPLGNFAIGSQIGQIGFQPGGTPFTSGVLQNLPLSSSGFNVVDIAFSVPFSLYVDRPDHPNGSLFVGLGSSETGGSRSGSVQVIFDFSDNIYFGGSILEWTPNQGLSLMSVTLADGTPLSDAGLQFEFIPENTVLTAEASAFDDQGLGIITDTATPPNRAAVFPWNGTATSKLQSRPTDPLLHLDVNPEPDPFVFDLASATVGGANNIRLTRITKNTPPVAQDDSVTTNEDTAIVSNVLTDNGNGADTDPDGDTLTVTKVNDSTANVSTQITLASGALLTLNANGTFNYNPNNTFEFLSVGEIAADTFTYTIEDNHGGTSTATVTVTINGANDVPVAVDDTVTTSRNLPLTIPVNTLLSNDTDEDGDTLALSSVDNATNGSVVLDQNGDVVFAPATNFLGEASFDYTIADGNNGTDTAQVIVTVSFQPTEGDDTLYGTPENDTIDGLGGNDLIFGLGGSDLLYGSEGNDTLDGGEGDDYLNPGTGINAVIGGTGFDFLELDYSAETNDLTINYTDPNNGTISDGSSFSEIEWVIFKSGTGNDTADLSAANYAEFRGNGGDDYVVGGANLDYLEGGFGSDTLIGGEGDDLIEGWGGGDELSDEGDYIDAGGGNDVAYGDAGNDSILGGAGNDHLDGVGGNDTLRGGDGDDRQIGNLGGLFGGEGDDLLSGEAGIDELWGQVGNDTLDGGEGDDVLNGNQGNDYIFGGEGNDIVRGGKDDDAVFGGTENDELFGDLGNDSLWGGEGRDEIIGGDGDDILIGDLGGDTLTGGDGNDRFVYRNFSDRTDQIVDFTPSKDIIVLTEVFSNLGYIGTNPINDGYMQLVQSGLNTLVQIDPDGAGFATFKTLVTLQNVLPNDLNPNNFQF, from the coding sequence ATGGATAACTATTCAGTTAGCAATCCTTTGATTCTTGAAGAAAGTTTAGAAGTAGCGCAAGCATACTTAAAAAACTTTGTCACGAAACCAGATTTTCTCACAGAAATGAAGCGGGCTTTTGGTAATAGTTTTGATGTTGAGTTAGCCCTAAGTTTAGTACAGGATTGGTCGAAGAGTGATTTTAGGAATTTACCACAGATTGAGATTCGTTCTAGAGATGAGATAAACGGAGCAAATGGTGCTTTTGCTAGTGCCACAAATACGGTTTATCTCTCGCAGGAATTTCTAAAAGCCAGTAGTGCTGAGAATATAGCTAGTGTACTGCTAGAAGAAATTGGTCATGCCATTGATGCACGGTTAAATCAATCAGATAGTCCAGGGGATGAAGGAGCAATTTTTTCAGCATTAGTTCGCAAAGAAGTGCTTTCTCCGCAACAGTTAGCAGCACTAAAAACCGAAGATGATACGGCAACTATTACCTTAGACGGTCAAGCCCTAAAAATTGAGCAATCTAATCTCGTCGTCAATACCAATCTTGACACAGTTAATCCTAATGATGGAACTAATCCCAATCTTTTCACTAGCACTGAACTTGCTGGCGGCAATCTAACCCTCAATTATGCTCCCAATGTAAATCGCACTACTGATATTACAGTTCGCGCCACTGATACCGGACGTTTATTCGTTGATGATACTTTCAAAGTCAAAGGTAATCCAGTCATTGTGAATGATGAAGGTTTAGTTAACCTCAAAGCAAACTTCCGGTTATTCGGAGAGGTACAGCGATTTGGTTTGGGTTATGGCGATATGGAGTTGCAATTTGGGGTTAATCCTCTTGGCAACTTTGCAATCGGAAGCCAAATTGGGCAAATTGGCTTTCAACCAGGCGGAACCCCTTTTACTTCAGGTGTCCTTCAAAACTTACCACTTTCCAGCTCTGGGTTTAACGTAGTGGATATCGCATTTTCAGTTCCTTTTTCTCTCTATGTAGACAGACCAGATCATCCTAATGGTTCTTTGTTTGTTGGTCTTGGTTCTAGTGAAACTGGCGGTAGTCGAAGTGGTAGCGTCCAGGTCATTTTTGACTTTTCAGATAATATCTATTTTGGAGGCTCCATTCTTGAATGGACTCCTAATCAGGGATTAAGCCTAATGTCAGTCACACTGGCGGATGGAACCCCACTATCTGATGCTGGTTTGCAATTTGAATTTATTCCTGAAAATACTGTACTAACAGCAGAGGCATCAGCCTTTGACGATCAAGGTCTTGGTATAATTACTGATACAGCAACGCCTCCTAACAGAGCAGCCGTATTCCCTTGGAATGGAACAGCTACCTCAAAACTCCAAAGTCGTCCAACTGACCCACTGCTTCACCTTGATGTTAACCCCGAACCCGATCCATTTGTCTTCGATTTGGCATCTGCCACAGTTGGTGGGGCAAATAACATTCGTCTGACTCGTATTACGAAGAATACCCCACCCGTCGCTCAAGATGACTCCGTGACCACGAACGAAGACACAGCAATCGTTAGTAACGTGCTAACCGATAACGGCAATGGCGCTGACACTGATCCTGACGGCGACACTCTCACTGTAACTAAAGTCAATGACAGCACAGCAAATGTCAGCACTCAAATTACCCTTGCTTCTGGTGCGCTGCTAACGCTCAATGCCAACGGTACTTTTAACTACAACCCCAACAATACATTTGAATTCCTGTCAGTGGGCGAGATTGCAGCAGATACTTTTACCTATACCATTGAAGACAATCATGGTGGCACAAGTACTGCAACAGTGACTGTTACTATCAACGGCGCAAACGATGTACCTGTTGCTGTTGATGACACTGTTACTACTAGTAGAAACCTTCCACTAACTATTCCAGTAAATACTCTGTTGAGCAATGATACTGATGAAGACGGAGATACACTTGCTCTCAGTAGTGTGGACAACGCAACGAACGGTAGTGTTGTGCTTGACCAAAATGGTGATGTCGTTTTTGCTCCTGCTACCAATTTTTTGGGAGAAGCGAGTTTTGATTATACGATCGCAGACGGCAACAACGGCACTGATACTGCCCAAGTTATCGTCACGGTTTCTTTTCAACCAACTGAAGGAGACGACACTCTCTACGGAACACCAGAAAATGACACGATTGATGGCTTAGGTGGTAATGACCTAATTTTTGGTCTGGGGGGTAGTGATTTACTTTATGGTAGTGAAGGCAACGACACCTTAGATGGTGGTGAAGGTGATGATTACCTCAATCCTGGTACAGGCATTAATGCTGTAATTGGTGGTACAGGATTTGACTTTCTTGAACTCGACTACTCCGCTGAAACTAACGACCTGACGATTAATTATACCGACCCTAACAATGGCACCATTTCTGATGGCTCCAGTTTCTCAGAAATCGAATGGGTGATTTTCAAGAGTGGTACAGGTAATGATACTGCTGACCTGTCAGCAGCTAATTATGCTGAGTTTCGCGGTAATGGGGGGGATGATTATGTCGTTGGTGGTGCAAACCTTGATTACTTAGAAGGTGGTTTTGGTAGTGATACCCTCATTGGTGGAGAAGGCGATGATTTAATCGAAGGTTGGGGCGGCGGTGACGAACTTTCTGATGAAGGGGATTACATTGATGCTGGCGGAGGTAATGATGTTGCCTATGGAGATGCAGGTAATGATTCGATCTTAGGCGGAGCAGGAAACGACCATCTTGATGGTGTAGGTGGAAACGATACCCTTCGAGGTGGAGACGGAGATGACCGCCAAATTGGGAATTTGGGTGGTTTATTTGGTGGCGAAGGGGATGATTTGCTCTCTGGAGAAGCGGGTATTGATGAACTCTGGGGTCAAGTGGGTAACGATACCTTAGATGGTGGGGAAGGCGATGATGTATTGAATGGTAATCAGGGAAATGATTATATCTTTGGTGGTGAAGGTAACGATATCGTTCGCGGTGGTAAAGATGATGATGCCGTTTTTGGCGGTACTGAAAATGATGAACTTTTTGGGGATTTAGGTAATGACAGTCTTTGGGGTGGAGAAGGACGGGATGAGATTATTGGCGGCGATGGTGATGATATTTTGATTGGAGATTTGGGTGGCGATACGCTGACAGGTGGTGATGGTAATGACCGATTTGTTTATCGTAATTTTAGCGATCGCACTGACCAAATTGTCGATTTTACCCCAAGCAAAGACATCATTGTTTTGACGGAAGTATTTAGTAATCTCGGCTATATCGGTACAAATCCGATCAATGACGGCTATATGCAGCTAGTTCAAAGCGGTTTAAATACTCTCGTTCAAATTGACCCAGACGGCGCGGGTTTCGCCACGTTCAAGACACTAGTTACGCTGCAAAATGTCTTGCCTAATGATTTGAATCCTAATAACTTCCAATTCTAA